From one Halosimplex rubrum genomic stretch:
- a CDS encoding mandelate racemase/muconate lactonizing enzyme family protein, translated as MTGDPSTCDDVDPFSLPLESPLSTAAGDISERSGFVVRYDHRGETGVGEATPLPGWTESLDACERGLGRALEAGADGAHTAGLLELDAGEVPAARHGFATALLDADARADGLALYRWFDDSRTVESVPVNATVGDADRETTVERAEAAVDSGFDCLKLKVGARPVEKDVERVRGVRRAVGDGVTIRLDANGAWSRAEAAGAIERLASLDVAYVEQPLPAEDLVALADLRGNGVDIAVDEGLVEHSMAEVFDADAADVVILKPMVLGGPGNAQTLALRARDRGIEPVVTTTVDAVVARTAAVHVAAAIPDVAPCGLATADLLADDLADDPAPVSDGRIAVPQGPGVGVDSDEVRP; from the coding sequence ATGACCGGCGACCCTTCGACCTGCGACGACGTCGACCCCTTCTCCCTCCCGCTCGAATCGCCGCTCTCGACGGCCGCGGGCGACATCTCCGAGCGCTCGGGCTTCGTCGTTCGCTACGACCATCGCGGCGAGACGGGAGTCGGCGAGGCGACGCCCCTGCCGGGCTGGACCGAGTCGCTCGACGCCTGCGAGCGCGGCCTCGGCCGGGCGCTGGAAGCGGGCGCGGACGGCGCCCACACCGCGGGACTGCTCGAACTCGACGCCGGCGAGGTGCCGGCGGCCCGCCACGGGTTCGCCACCGCCCTCCTCGACGCCGACGCGCGGGCCGACGGCCTCGCCCTCTACCGCTGGTTCGACGACTCGCGGACCGTCGAGTCGGTGCCGGTCAACGCCACTGTCGGCGACGCCGACCGCGAGACGACCGTCGAGCGCGCCGAGGCCGCCGTCGACAGCGGGTTCGACTGCCTGAAGCTCAAAGTCGGCGCGCGCCCGGTCGAGAAAGATGTCGAGCGCGTCCGCGGCGTCCGCCGGGCCGTCGGCGACGGCGTGACGATCCGGCTCGACGCCAACGGCGCGTGGTCCCGCGCGGAGGCAGCGGGGGCCATCGAACGACTGGCGTCGCTCGACGTGGCCTACGTCGAGCAGCCGCTCCCGGCCGAGGACCTCGTCGCGCTCGCGGACCTGCGCGGGAACGGGGTCGATATCGCCGTCGACGAGGGGCTCGTCGAACACTCGATGGCCGAGGTCTTCGACGCCGACGCGGCGGACGTAGTGATACTGAAGCCGATGGTGCTGGGCGGGCCGGGCAACGCGCAGACGCTCGCCCTGCGGGCTCGCGACCGGGGGATCGAGCCGGTGGTGACCACCACCGTCGACGCGGTCGTCGCCCGGACCGCCGCGGTCCACGTCGCCGCCGCGATCCCCGACGTGGCGCCCTGCGGGCTCGCCACCGCCGACCTGCTCGCCGACGACCTGGCCGACGACCCCGCGCCCGTGTCCGACGGGCGGATCGCGGTCCCGCAAGGACCCGGGGTCGGCGTGGATTCCGACGAGGTGCGACCGTGA
- a CDS encoding 1,4-dihydroxy-2-naphthoyl-CoA synthase produces the protein MVSEIFDPDRWESVDAFDFRDITYHRGTDTPAVRIAFDRPETRNAFRPGTVDELSTALDHAKRQSDVGCVLLTGNGPSPKDGGWAFCAGGDQSVRGDSGYEYRGDDSEARSASDRSSGEGNEPRDADREDAAEAGRLHILEVQRQIRHIPKPVVAVVPGWAVGGGHSLHVVCDLTLASDDHAKFLQTDPDVASFDAGFGSAYLARQVGQKKAREIFFLGKTYDAEEAADMGMVNEAVPHDELEATALDWADRITSKSPMAIRMLKYGFNAADDGMVGQQVFAGEATRLGYMTDEAKEGRDAFNEGRDPEFDDYDWFY, from the coding sequence ATGGTTTCGGAGATTTTCGACCCCGACCGCTGGGAGTCGGTCGACGCGTTCGACTTCCGCGATATCACCTACCACCGCGGGACCGACACCCCCGCCGTCCGCATCGCCTTCGACCGCCCGGAGACGCGCAACGCCTTCCGCCCGGGCACCGTCGACGAGCTCTCCACCGCGCTCGACCACGCCAAGCGCCAGTCCGACGTCGGCTGCGTCCTGCTCACCGGCAACGGCCCCTCGCCGAAGGACGGGGGCTGGGCGTTCTGCGCGGGCGGCGACCAGTCGGTCCGCGGCGACTCGGGCTACGAGTACCGCGGCGACGACAGCGAGGCGCGCAGCGCCTCGGACCGGTCGAGCGGCGAGGGGAACGAGCCGCGAGACGCCGACCGCGAGGACGCCGCCGAGGCCGGCCGCCTCCACATCCTCGAAGTCCAGCGCCAGATCCGCCACATCCCCAAACCTGTCGTCGCCGTCGTCCCCGGCTGGGCCGTCGGCGGCGGCCACTCGCTGCACGTCGTCTGCGACCTCACCCTCGCCAGCGACGACCACGCGAAGTTCCTCCAGACCGACCCCGACGTGGCCAGCTTCGACGCCGGCTTCGGCTCCGCCTACCTCGCCCGCCAGGTCGGCCAGAAGAAGGCCCGCGAGATCTTCTTCCTCGGCAAGACCTACGACGCCGAGGAGGCCGCGGACATGGGCATGGTCAACGAGGCCGTCCCCCACGACGAACTCGAAGCGACCGCCCTCGACTGGGCCGACCGCATCACGAGCAAGTCGCCGATGGCCATCCGCATGCTCAAGTACGGCTTCAACGCCGCCGACGACGGCATGGTCGGTCAGCAGGTCTTCGCCGGCGAGGCGACCCGCCTCGGCTACATGACCGACGAAGCGAAGGAGGGTCGCGACGCCTTCAACGAGGGCCGCGACCCCGAGTTCGACGACTACGACTGGTTCTACTAG
- a CDS encoding RidA family protein translates to MSRQTVTSDTEWEAHVGYSRAVAVDGQVHVAGATPVDDDGEVVGDGPYEQTKAALEIVDGALDEAGAGVADVVRTRLYVTDIDDYDAVGRAHGEVFADVRPASTMVEVSRLVDEEFCVEVEATAVVSD, encoded by the coding sequence ATGTCTCGGCAGACGGTCACCAGCGACACAGAGTGGGAAGCGCACGTCGGCTACTCGCGGGCGGTCGCGGTCGACGGCCAGGTTCACGTCGCCGGCGCGACGCCGGTCGACGACGACGGCGAGGTGGTCGGCGACGGGCCCTACGAACAGACGAAGGCGGCGCTGGAGATCGTCGACGGCGCGCTCGACGAGGCCGGCGCGGGCGTCGCGGACGTGGTCCGCACCCGACTGTACGTCACCGACATCGACGACTACGACGCCGTCGGCCGCGCTCACGGCGAGGTGTTCGCGGACGTGCGGCCCGCCTCGACGATGGTCGAGGTGAGTCGCCTCGTCGACGAGGAGTTCTGCGTCGAGGTCGAGGCGACGGCGGTCGTCTCGGACTGA
- a CDS encoding 1,4-dihydroxy-2-naphthoate polyprenyltransferase produces the protein MSTADAQVSKTRAWLMAARPQTLPAGSAPVIVGAGLAAHAGVFAAPPWLAALVGALLIQVGTNFANDYYDAVNGADTDDREGFTRVTAGGLIPPARVKWAMVATYALAVVVGAYLVAVGGVPILLVGLSSIAAGVLYTGGPYPYGYRGLGDLFVFVYFGVVAVTGTYYVQAVTHADAGLFPTGLPAETLPLAAVVASLPAAGLSTAILVVNNVRDRETDAETGKRTLAVLLGYRWSRVEFLLLVGMAYVVPVVFALDPAYGLPALAPLLSLPLAATVTTTVLEHTDGEALNPALERVGQTLFVHSILFAAGLAAPALL, from the coding sequence ATGTCGACCGCAGACGCGCAGGTATCGAAGACCCGCGCCTGGCTGATGGCCGCGCGGCCACAGACGCTGCCGGCGGGGTCGGCGCCGGTGATCGTCGGCGCCGGACTGGCCGCCCACGCCGGCGTGTTCGCCGCCCCGCCCTGGCTCGCGGCGCTCGTCGGCGCCCTGCTCATCCAGGTCGGAACCAACTTCGCCAACGACTACTACGACGCCGTCAACGGCGCGGACACCGACGACCGAGAGGGGTTCACCCGCGTCACCGCCGGCGGGCTCATCCCGCCCGCCCGGGTCAAGTGGGCGATGGTCGCGACCTACGCGCTGGCCGTCGTCGTCGGCGCCTATCTCGTCGCCGTCGGCGGCGTCCCCATCCTCCTCGTCGGCCTCTCCTCGATCGCCGCTGGCGTCCTCTACACCGGCGGTCCCTACCCCTACGGCTACCGCGGCCTGGGCGACCTCTTCGTGTTCGTCTACTTCGGCGTCGTCGCCGTGACCGGCACCTACTACGTCCAGGCGGTCACCCACGCCGACGCCGGACTCTTCCCGACCGGTCTCCCCGCGGAGACGCTCCCGCTGGCGGCCGTCGTCGCGAGTCTCCCCGCCGCGGGCCTCTCGACTGCGATCCTCGTCGTCAACAACGTCCGCGACCGGGAGACCGACGCGGAGACGGGCAAGCGGACGCTCGCGGTGCTACTCGGCTACCGCTGGAGCCGCGTCGAGTTCCTGCTCCTCGTCGGCATGGCCTACGTCGTCCCCGTGGTCTTCGCGCTCGACCCCGCCTACGGCCTGCCGGCGCTCGCGCCGCTCCTCTCGCTCCCGCTCGCGGCGACCGTGACGACGACCGTCCTCGAACACACCGACGGCGAGGCGCTCAACCCGGCGCTCGAACGGGTGGGACAGACGCTGTTCGTCCACTCGATCCTGTTCGCCGCGGGCCTCGCCGCGCCCGCGCTGCTATGA
- a CDS encoding UPF0058 family protein, protein MHKDELLELHAQMLTIKDYFAGLEDVDATLFDAYEELDVTPEDVHKSKSEHKHAVFVLGNALATAMSEDEFSDAGRVGKRMKELAEDAEKKL, encoded by the coding sequence ATGCACAAGGACGAACTCCTCGAACTCCACGCGCAGATGCTCACGATCAAAGACTACTTCGCCGGCCTGGAAGACGTCGACGCCACGCTGTTCGACGCCTACGAGGAACTCGACGTGACCCCGGAAGACGTCCACAAGTCCAAGAGCGAGCACAAACACGCCGTGTTCGTCCTCGGCAACGCCCTCGCCACCGCCATGAGCGAAGACGAGTTCTCCGACGCCGGCCGCGTCGGCAAGCGCATGAAGGAACTCGCCGAGGACGCCGAGAAGAAGCTGTAA
- a CDS encoding NRDE family protein, giving the protein MCTLVFAWQVFPDAPVVAAANRDEALDRPSRPPEVIEESPRVVAPRDEEAGGTWIGYNDEGVFVAITNRWTGREPTGERSRGLLVRDALRQSSAEDAVRLVERELDDRVYDGFNLVLADAGAALLVEWDGETRRVRNFDPGVHVVVNVGADGDYAIPETRAEAGRAQADNAGKVASALQVEPGETSTGWLDRAADVIADHDYGVCVHRDGFGTRSSSLVEIGRDGSRYRYADGPPCETAYREAEGQI; this is encoded by the coding sequence GTGTGTACGCTCGTCTTCGCCTGGCAGGTGTTCCCCGACGCGCCGGTCGTCGCCGCGGCCAACCGCGACGAGGCGCTCGATAGACCGTCGCGGCCGCCCGAGGTGATCGAGGAGTCGCCCCGCGTCGTCGCACCGCGGGACGAGGAGGCCGGCGGCACCTGGATCGGCTACAACGACGAAGGGGTCTTCGTCGCGATCACGAACCGCTGGACCGGCCGAGAACCCACCGGTGAACGCTCGCGGGGCCTGCTCGTCCGCGACGCGCTCCGGCAGTCGTCGGCCGAAGACGCCGTCCGCCTCGTCGAGCGGGAACTCGACGACCGCGTCTACGACGGGTTCAACCTCGTCCTCGCCGACGCGGGCGCCGCCCTGCTCGTCGAATGGGACGGCGAGACCCGTCGCGTCCGCAACTTCGACCCCGGCGTCCACGTCGTCGTCAACGTCGGCGCCGACGGCGACTACGCGATCCCCGAGACGCGCGCCGAGGCCGGGCGGGCCCAGGCCGACAACGCCGGCAAGGTCGCGAGCGCGCTGCAGGTCGAACCCGGAGAGACGAGCACGGGGTGGCTCGACCGCGCCGCGGACGTGATCGCGGACCACGACTACGGCGTCTGCGTCCACCGCGACGGCTTCGGCACGCGCTCGTCGTCGCTGGTCGAGATCGGCCGCGACGGGTCGCGGTACCGGTACGCCGACGGGCCGCCCTGCGAGACGGCCTACCGGGAGGCGGAGGGGCAAATTTAA
- a CDS encoding class I adenylate-forming enzyme family protein → MTLPGPTEWPVDDPVGDPSVDILARRAAATPDATAVVDADEGREWTYDQFDERASSRAASLAAAAAGDLDGGDARVGLLLGTRPASADLYFAVGRLGASAVALNVELPTERLRSQAARADIDLLVCERATEGPATAVAPAEVPVASVDAPESDAVASLTLDGTDRVGDVTTTERPLDDERVVMFTSGTSGEPKGVRLTRRNLIASATASAHRLGVEPGDRWLVCLPTYHMGGLAPLVRSTLYGTTTVIQREFDAGATARVLDEHDGTAVSLVPTMLTRLLDAGWQPANSLRFVLLGGAPATRELIERCADRGVPACPTYGLTETASQVATATPAAAREHPDTVGRPLRGTTVEVLGSDGGPTEPVDSGELVVSGPTVTPGYLDDDQTAAAFDDRGFHTGDLGYTDEAGRLWVVGRVDDAVVTGGENVHPARVADALRDIAGVADAAVVGLPDEEWGQRVAALVVSAGGTPESTGLTAERVRDALRDRLAAFAVPKTVAFADEIPRTHSGTVDREAVRERLTAARDGA, encoded by the coding sequence GTGACGCTTCCGGGACCGACCGAGTGGCCGGTCGACGACCCCGTCGGTGACCCCTCGGTCGACATCCTCGCCCGGCGCGCCGCCGCGACGCCCGATGCGACCGCCGTCGTCGACGCCGACGAGGGCCGCGAGTGGACGTACGACCAGTTCGACGAGCGGGCGTCGAGCCGCGCCGCGTCCCTCGCAGCGGCCGCCGCCGGCGACCTCGACGGGGGCGACGCCCGGGTCGGCCTCCTGCTCGGGACGCGCCCGGCGTCCGCAGACCTGTACTTCGCGGTCGGTCGACTCGGGGCGAGCGCCGTCGCGCTCAACGTCGAACTCCCGACCGAGCGGCTTCGCTCACAGGCCGCCCGGGCCGATATCGACCTGCTGGTCTGCGAGCGCGCGACCGAAGGGCCGGCGACGGCGGTCGCGCCCGCCGAGGTTCCGGTCGCGTCGGTCGACGCTCCGGAGTCGGACGCCGTCGCGTCGCTCACGCTCGACGGCACCGACCGGGTCGGCGATGTGACCACCACGGAGCGACCGCTCGACGACGAACGGGTCGTCATGTTCACCTCGGGGACCAGCGGCGAACCGAAGGGCGTGCGACTCACTCGGCGGAACCTGATCGCGAGCGCCACTGCCTCGGCCCACCGCCTCGGCGTCGAGCCGGGCGACCGCTGGCTGGTCTGTCTCCCGACCTACCACATGGGCGGGCTCGCCCCGCTCGTCCGGTCGACGTTGTACGGGACGACGACCGTGATCCAGCGCGAGTTCGACGCCGGCGCGACCGCGCGCGTCCTCGACGAACACGACGGCACGGCGGTCTCGCTCGTCCCGACGATGCTCACGCGCCTGCTCGACGCCGGGTGGCAGCCAGCGAACTCGCTCCGGTTCGTCCTCCTCGGCGGTGCGCCCGCGACGCGCGAACTGATCGAGCGCTGCGCGGACCGCGGCGTCCCCGCCTGTCCGACCTACGGACTGACCGAAACCGCCTCGCAGGTCGCGACGGCGACCCCCGCGGCGGCCCGCGAACACCCCGACACCGTCGGTCGACCGCTCCGCGGGACGACCGTCGAGGTACTCGGTTCCGACGGGGGGCCGACCGAACCCGTCGACTCGGGCGAACTCGTCGTCTCGGGGCCGACGGTCACGCCGGGCTATCTCGACGACGACCAGACCGCGGCGGCGTTCGACGACCGAGGCTTCCACACGGGCGACCTGGGGTACACCGACGAGGCGGGCCGGCTCTGGGTCGTCGGCCGCGTCGACGACGCCGTCGTCACCGGCGGCGAGAACGTCCACCCCGCCCGAGTCGCCGACGCGCTCCGCGATATCGCGGGCGTGGCCGACGCCGCCGTCGTCGGCCTCCCCGACGAGGAGTGGGGCCAGCGCGTCGCCGCGCTGGTCGTGTCCGCCGGCGGGACGCCCGAGTCCACGGGCCTCACCGCCGAGCGCGTCCGCGACGCCCTCCGCGACCGCCTCGCGGCGTTCGCCGTTCCGAAGACGGTCGCCTTCGCCGACGAGATCCCCCGAACCCACTCCGGGACGGTCGACCGCGAGGCCGTCCGCGAACGGCTGACCGCGGCTCGCGACGGGGCGTAG
- a CDS encoding isochorismate synthase, which translates to MEPLRGDESSVEPDETTIATRGREVDGVAVGTVLGELPRPTVAWSAEGRRVAAGGSVATIATDGPDRFDHVRRAGEALFAGRAVESDLPRAARPRLFGGFAFHAGDKDEGRSPWDGFPDAQFVLPAVQVVRTDDGSTWVVATATGPAAATEAEARLDEWVDRVETLDDTLPEDGPGIERRTFTPDDAGWRRQVEAAVERIRSGTLRKVVLAGALTVDLRDELSVPSVYERLSETYPDCFRFLVAPEDGGQFFGATPERLVSRDGRTVRTEALAGSTGRGDTPEEDEWLASELQGSEKDRHEHDLVVEAIKTQLDPYATSISTGDRTVRRLATVQHLQTPVTAELAEDDHVLSLVEALHPTPAVGGLPPDEALETIKETEAFDRGWYASPVGWFDAEGDGTFAVAIRSAVATERRATLFAGNGIVGDSDPDREWDEVQLKYRPVLDALE; encoded by the coding sequence ATGGAACCTCTCCGTGGTGACGAGTCGTCGGTCGAACCCGACGAGACGACCATCGCGACGCGCGGACGCGAGGTCGACGGCGTCGCGGTCGGGACCGTGCTGGGCGAACTCCCGCGACCGACGGTCGCCTGGTCGGCCGAGGGCCGGCGAGTCGCCGCCGGCGGGTCGGTGGCGACGATCGCCACCGACGGCCCGGACCGCTTCGACCACGTCCGGCGGGCCGGCGAAGCGCTGTTCGCCGGCCGCGCCGTCGAATCCGACCTCCCGCGGGCCGCCCGGCCGCGGCTGTTCGGCGGCTTCGCGTTCCACGCGGGCGACAAGGACGAGGGTCGGTCGCCGTGGGACGGCTTCCCCGACGCGCAGTTCGTGCTCCCGGCCGTCCAGGTCGTCCGGACCGACGACGGCTCGACCTGGGTCGTCGCGACGGCGACCGGCCCGGCGGCGGCGACCGAAGCCGAAGCCCGGCTCGACGAGTGGGTCGACCGAGTCGAGACGCTCGACGACACGCTCCCGGAAGACGGTCCGGGGATCGAACGCCGCACGTTCACACCCGACGACGCCGGCTGGCGCCGCCAGGTCGAGGCCGCCGTCGAGCGCATCCGCAGCGGGACGCTCCGGAAGGTCGTGCTCGCGGGGGCGCTGACGGTCGACCTGCGCGACGAGCTGTCCGTCCCGTCGGTGTACGAGCGCCTCTCGGAGACGTACCCCGACTGCTTCCGCTTCCTCGTCGCCCCCGAAGACGGGGGACAGTTCTTCGGCGCGACGCCCGAGCGACTGGTCAGCAGGGACGGTCGGACCGTCAGGACGGAGGCGCTGGCCGGCTCGACCGGCCGGGGCGACACCCCCGAAGAGGACGAGTGGCTCGCCAGCGAACTCCAGGGCAGCGAGAAGGACCGCCACGAGCACGACCTGGTCGTCGAGGCGATCAAGACGCAGCTCGACCCCTACGCCACCTCGATATCGACGGGCGACCGGACGGTGCGACGGCTCGCGACGGTCCAGCACCTCCAGACGCCGGTGACGGCCGAACTCGCGGAGGACGACCACGTCCTCTCGCTGGTCGAGGCGCTGCACCCGACGCCGGCCGTCGGCGGGCTCCCGCCGGACGAGGCCCTGGAGACGATCAAGGAAACGGAGGCGTTCGACCGCGGCTGGTACGCCTCGCCGGTGGGCTGGTTCGACGCCGAGGGCGACGGTACGTTCGCCGTCGCCATCCGCTCGGCGGTCGCGACCGAGCGGCGGGCGACGCTGTTCGCCGGCAACGGTATCGTCGGCGACAGCGACCCCGACCGCGAGTGGGACGAGGTCCAGCTGAAGTACCGCCCCGTGCTGGACGCGCTCGAATGA
- a CDS encoding J domain-containing protein, whose translation MTETFYDRLGVDDDATTEEIEDAYREAIKRVHPDVSDDVNAGERTKRLNEAKRVLTDGEERARYDRLGHAAYTGEGTPDAGSTRTAAGRGDAGPSSEAGSGTGDGTTESRAGGAGSGTAAGTGRSDPGESTWRGSQQRGRSPGGSRSTGGTDRRRRERARGGRRADGRGAAAGAGDGTTRSTGGSAGPSWQSGGAAAEAGGGGSESSPSAQRQAAAGASNGPNADWSWNAWDATGAWAVRNGHEGDRRLRLSRLFPVDQSVVLLVSTFVCYPFFVGATLYPGFPLVARIVVGVCTLLTFAYLLSIPEVAILVFGLWSVVVPILLLAIPGLGVFSLAGVVGLIATWVPLGMSVLTFSLVRS comes from the coding sequence ATGACAGAGACCTTCTATGACCGCCTCGGCGTCGACGACGACGCGACGACCGAGGAGATCGAGGACGCCTACCGGGAGGCGATAAAGCGGGTTCACCCGGACGTGAGCGACGACGTGAACGCCGGGGAGCGCACGAAGCGACTCAACGAGGCCAAGCGCGTGCTGACCGACGGCGAGGAGCGCGCCAGGTACGACCGCCTCGGGCACGCGGCCTACACCGGGGAAGGGACGCCCGACGCCGGATCGACGCGGACGGCCGCCGGGCGCGGCGACGCCGGACCGAGTTCGGAGGCCGGGTCCGGGACCGGTGACGGGACGACCGAGTCGCGTGCGGGCGGCGCCGGTTCGGGCACTGCGGCCGGGACGGGACGGTCCGACCCCGGCGAGAGCACGTGGCGCGGGTCCCAGCAGCGCGGACGGAGTCCGGGAGGCAGTCGGTCGACCGGTGGGACGGACCGGCGTCGCCGCGAGCGAGCCCGGGGGGGCAGACGAGCGGACGGCCGCGGCGCGGCCGCGGGGGCCGGCGACGGGACGACTCGATCGACGGGCGGGTCGGCCGGGCCGTCCTGGCAGTCCGGCGGCGCGGCCGCCGAGGCGGGAGGGGGCGGGAGTGAGAGCTCCCCCTCCGCCCAGCGGCAGGCGGCCGCGGGAGCGTCGAACGGTCCGAACGCCGACTGGTCGTGGAACGCGTGGGACGCGACCGGTGCCTGGGCCGTCCGAAACGGTCACGAGGGGGACCGTCGGCTCCGGCTCAGCCGCCTGTTCCCGGTCGACCAGTCGGTCGTCCTGCTGGTGTCGACGTTCGTCTGTTACCCCTTCTTCGTCGGCGCGACGCTGTACCCGGGGTTTCCGCTGGTCGCGCGAATCGTCGTCGGGGTCTGCACGCTGCTCACCTTCGCCTACTTGCTCTCGATCCCGGAGGTCGCGATCCTCGTGTTCGGCCTCTGGAGCGTCGTCGTGCCGATACTCCTGCTGGCGATCCCGGGCCTCGGCGTCTTCTCGCTGGCCGGCGTCGTCGGCCTGATCGCGACCTGGGTCCCGCTCGGCATGTCGGTGCTGACGTTCTCGCTGGTGCGGTCCTGA
- the menD gene encoding 2-succinyl-5-enolpyruvyl-6-hydroxy-3-cyclohexene-1-carboxylic-acid synthase, translating into MTAPNRATLWGRTLVDELAKSGVTGAVVSPGSRSTPLTVALAEHDGVETFSVLDERSAAFFALGRGRRTGEPTAVVCTSGTAAANYHPAVIEASQSRVPLLVLTADRPAELTDSGANQTVDQEKLYGDAVRWYKTLPEPAPEARRLRSLRVAVDRAVAKTTGSDPGPVHLNFPVAKPLEPTDKPGDVPDSLVDEAPLAVEGRDGPFVRTTTGRGEPDDAAMADVAAALESADRGLVVVGPLNPGVCDPAAVGELLDATGFPLLADPLSGLRYGPLAADRPVFGGYDSYLDAPGWPDPEVVVRIGASPTSKVLRRYLREADARQVVVDPAGDWPEAEFTATDCVEADPGTVAAALAERIDDRPPAAGDGSNTPDARWRRRFERAEATHWDLVDEAADETLFEGAILSEVIAGAPDPATVFVSNSMPVRDCDRFGRPRTADLTVLGNRGASGIDGITSTALGAGSATDDPLVVVTGDLAYYHDTNGLLSVARCGVDATIVLINNDGGGIFHVLPIEAFDPPFTEQFVTPHGLDFEHSADLYDLAFRRATDLDDFAAAYRESLDSDGTQVIEVRTDGEASHRRRERLHERVRERVAEDR; encoded by the coding sequence ATGACCGCGCCGAACCGCGCGACGCTGTGGGGGCGGACGCTCGTCGACGAACTCGCCAAGAGCGGCGTCACCGGCGCGGTCGTCTCCCCGGGGAGCCGCTCGACGCCGCTGACGGTCGCGCTCGCCGAACACGACGGCGTCGAGACGTTCTCCGTGCTCGACGAGCGCTCGGCCGCGTTCTTCGCGCTCGGCCGCGGCCGCCGGACCGGCGAACCGACCGCGGTCGTCTGCACCTCCGGGACCGCCGCGGCCAACTACCACCCGGCCGTGATCGAGGCCAGCCAGTCTCGCGTGCCGCTGCTGGTGCTCACGGCCGACCGACCCGCCGAACTCACGGACAGCGGCGCGAACCAGACCGTCGACCAGGAGAAGCTCTACGGCGACGCCGTCCGGTGGTACAAGACCCTGCCCGAGCCCGCGCCCGAGGCCCGTCGGCTCCGGTCGCTCAGAGTGGCCGTCGACCGCGCCGTCGCGAAGACGACCGGGTCGGATCCCGGGCCGGTCCACCTGAATTTCCCGGTCGCGAAGCCGCTCGAACCCACGGACAAACCCGGCGACGTGCCCGACTCGCTGGTCGACGAGGCGCCGCTGGCCGTCGAAGGCCGGGACGGCCCGTTCGTCCGGACGACGACGGGGCGGGGCGAACCCGACGACGCCGCGATGGCCGACGTCGCGGCCGCCCTCGAATCGGCCGACCGCGGCCTGGTCGTCGTGGGGCCGCTGAATCCGGGCGTCTGCGACCCTGCGGCGGTCGGCGAGTTGCTCGACGCGACCGGCTTCCCGCTGCTGGCCGACCCGCTCTCGGGGCTGCGATACGGGCCGCTCGCCGCCGACCGCCCGGTCTTCGGCGGCTACGACTCCTATCTCGACGCTCCCGGCTGGCCCGACCCCGAGGTCGTCGTCCGGATCGGCGCCTCGCCCACGTCGAAAGTCCTCCGACGGTATCTCCGGGAGGCCGACGCGCGACAGGTCGTCGTCGACCCGGCGGGCGACTGGCCCGAGGCCGAGTTCACCGCGACCGACTGCGTCGAGGCCGACCCCGGCACTGTGGCCGCGGCGCTCGCGGAACGGATCGACGACCGGCCCCCGGCCGCTGGCGACGGGTCGAACACCCCCGACGCGAGGTGGCGCCGCCGGTTCGAACGCGCAGAGGCGACTCACTGGGACCTCGTCGACGAGGCGGCCGACGAGACCCTCTTCGAGGGCGCGATCCTCTCGGAAGTCATCGCGGGCGCGCCCGACCCGGCGACCGTGTTCGTCTCGAACAGCATGCCCGTCCGGGACTGCGACCGCTTCGGCCGCCCCCGAACGGCGGACCTCACCGTCCTGGGCAACCGCGGCGCCAGCGGCATCGACGGTATCACCAGCACCGCGCTGGGCGCAGGGAGCGCGACCGACGACCCGCTCGTGGTCGTCACCGGCGACCTGGCGTACTACCACGACACGAACGGCCTGCTCTCGGTCGCCCGTTGCGGCGTCGACGCGACGATCGTTCTGATCAACAACGACGGCGGCGGCATCTTCCACGTCCTGCCCATCGAGGCGTTCGACCCGCCGTTCACCGAGCAGTTCGTCACGCCCCACGGCCTCGACTTCGAACACTCGGCCGACCTGTACGACCTGGCGTTCAGGCGCGCGACCGACCTCGACGACTTCGCGGCGGCCTACCGCGAGTCGCTCGACAGCGATGGCACGCAGGTCATCGAGGTGCGGACCGACGGCGAGGCGAGCCATCGGCGCCGCGAGCGACTTCACGAGCGCGTCCGCGAGCGAGTGGCCGAAGACCGCTGA
- a CDS encoding ribbon-helix-helix domain-containing protein, whose product MPKVDLTIPEHLEMRITQLVEQGEFLNREEAIEDLLSTGLKAYKTSGPMDDDDEAGGYEDDGMMGHEDEYVF is encoded by the coding sequence ATGCCCAAGGTAGATCTCACGATCCCCGAACACCTCGAGATGCGTATCACCCAGCTCGTCGAGCAGGGTGAGTTCCTCAATCGAGAGGAAGCCATCGAGGACCTGCTCTCGACGGGGCTGAAAGCGTACAAGACGAGCGGTCCGATGGACGACGACGACGAGGCCGGCGGCTACGAGGACGACGGGATGATGGGCCACGAGGACGAGTACGTTTTCTGA